A window from Rhea pennata isolate bPtePen1 chromosome 1, bPtePen1.pri, whole genome shotgun sequence encodes these proteins:
- the NEK3 gene encoding serine/threonine-protein kinase Nek3 isoform X3, with translation MSSLFFRVIDWNPIGFTRTKILSVIPNEEILDFQSLSGAENSRKEAILLAKMKHPNIVAYKESFEADGHLYIVMEYCDDGDLMQKIKHQRGKLFSEDTILHWFVQMCLGMKHIHDKRVLHRDIKSKNVFLTQNGKVKLGDFGSARLLAHPVSYACTYVGTPYYVPPEIWESMPYNNKSDIWSLGCILYELCTLRHPFQANSWKHLILKICKGSYNPLPSHYSYELHYLIKQMFKRNPKNRPSATTILERGCLTKLIKNCLPSEMTSECEQTLKETKKHEDSAARPKGNITAGGSSNNEAKNRQSKEQSSKSRPFQWENITKDLSENTQEQRKFGEEAETSEVSPGITDLSHPHRKQWEKKVSSTIVDVLENASLLSSSFTSEEIKGGCVTNYSENKPRKRWNKETPQTLMNILGNADVSLAFQTYTIYKPASKNILKGPLSDGTEASDDVDGEQEAIITDLERLEPRTDEDDTDFDEDDDLDWVSELKMILKHSN, from the exons ATGAGTTCCTTGTTCTTCCGTGTCATTGACTGGAATCCCATTGGCTTCACTAGAACAAAGATTTTATCTGTAATACCTAATGAGGAAATACTTGATTTTCAG TCTTTATCTGGCGCAGAGAACTCCAGGAAGGAAGCTATTCTGTTGgcaaaaatgaaacatccaAATATTGTTGCCTATAAAGAATCATTTGAAG CTGATGGACATCTTTATATAGTGATGGAATATTGTGATGATGGAGATCTAATGCAAAAGATTAAGCACCAAAGAGGAAAGCTGTTCTCTGAAGATACG ATCCTTCACTGGTTTGTACAGATGTGCCTGGGTATGAAGCACATTCATGATAAACGTGTGTTGCACAGGGATATCAAGTCCAAG AATGTCTTCCTCActcaaaatggaaaagtaaaattgGGAGATTTTGGGTCTGCACGTCTTCTTGCACA TCCAGTGTCATATGCTTGCACATATGTGGGAACTCCTTATTACGTGCCTCCAGAAATCTGGGAAAGCATGCCATACAACAACAAAAG TGATATATGGTCTCTGGGATGCATTTTATATGAGCTGTGCACTCTTAGACATCCA tttcaAGCCAATAGCTGGAAACATCTCATCCTTAAGATATGCAAAGGGTCCTACAATCCACTACCGTCTCACTATTCCTATGAGCTTCATTACTTAATAAAGCAGATGTTTAAGAGAAATCCCAAGAACCGTCCATCAGCTACTACTATTCTTGAAAGAGGTTGTTTAACCAAACTTATCAAAAATTGTCTCCCTTCTGAG ATGACGTCTGAATGTGAACAGACATTAAAGGAAACCAAAAAACATGAAGACAGTGCAGCAAGACCAAAAG GTAACATTACAGCTGGTGGAAGCTCAAACAATGAAGCAAAAAATAGA caaagtaaaGAACAAAGTAGCAAAAGTAGACCCTTTCAATGGGAAAATATTACCAAGGATTTGAGTGAAAACACACAAGAACAAAGGAAATTTGGTGAGGAGG CAGAAACTTCTGAAGTCTCCCCAGGAATTACTGATTTGTCACATCCTCACAGgaagcaatgggaaaaaaaggtatcCAGTACCATAGTGGATGTCCTGGAAAATGCATCgttgctttcttccagttttacATCTGAAGAGATTAAAG GTGGCTGTGTTACAAACTACAGTGAAAATAAGCCACGTAAACGGTGGAACAAGGAAACTCCTCAGACCCTAATGAACATCCTCGGTAATGCAGATGTCAGCTTAGCATTTCAAACATACACAATTTATAAACCAG cttccaaaaatatattaaaagggCCTCTTTCTGATGGAACTGAAGCATCTGATGATGTAGATGGTGAACAGGAAGCTATTATCACAGATTTGGAGAGACTTGAGCCTAGAACTGATGAAGATGACAC GGACTTTGATGAAGATGACGACCTAGATTGGGTGTCGGAACTGAAAATGATATTGAAACACAGTAACTGA
- the NEK3 gene encoding serine/threonine-protein kinase Nek3 isoform X5: MKHPNIVAYKESFEADGHLYIVMEYCDDGDLMQKIKHQRGKLFSEDTILHWFVQMCLGMKHIHDKRVLHRDIKSKNVFLTQNGKVKLGDFGSARLLAHPVSYACTYVGTPYYVPPEIWESMPYNNKSDIWSLGCILYELCTLRHPFQANSWKHLILKICKGSYNPLPSHYSYELHYLIKQMFKRNPKNRPSATTILERGCLTKLIKNCLPSEMTSECEQTLKETKKHEDSAARPKGNITAGGSSNNEAKNRQSKEQSSKSRPFQWENITKDLSENTQEQRKFGEEAETSEVSPGITDLSHPHRKQWEKKVSSTIVDVLENASLLSSSFTSEEIKGGCVTNYSENKPRKRWNKETPQTLMNILGNADVSLAFQTYTIYKPASKNILKGPLSDGTEASDDVDGEQEAIITDLERLEPRTDEDDTDFDEDDDLDWVSELKMILKHSN; this comes from the exons atgaaacatccaAATATTGTTGCCTATAAAGAATCATTTGAAG CTGATGGACATCTTTATATAGTGATGGAATATTGTGATGATGGAGATCTAATGCAAAAGATTAAGCACCAAAGAGGAAAGCTGTTCTCTGAAGATACG ATCCTTCACTGGTTTGTACAGATGTGCCTGGGTATGAAGCACATTCATGATAAACGTGTGTTGCACAGGGATATCAAGTCCAAG AATGTCTTCCTCActcaaaatggaaaagtaaaattgGGAGATTTTGGGTCTGCACGTCTTCTTGCACA TCCAGTGTCATATGCTTGCACATATGTGGGAACTCCTTATTACGTGCCTCCAGAAATCTGGGAAAGCATGCCATACAACAACAAAAG TGATATATGGTCTCTGGGATGCATTTTATATGAGCTGTGCACTCTTAGACATCCA tttcaAGCCAATAGCTGGAAACATCTCATCCTTAAGATATGCAAAGGGTCCTACAATCCACTACCGTCTCACTATTCCTATGAGCTTCATTACTTAATAAAGCAGATGTTTAAGAGAAATCCCAAGAACCGTCCATCAGCTACTACTATTCTTGAAAGAGGTTGTTTAACCAAACTTATCAAAAATTGTCTCCCTTCTGAG ATGACGTCTGAATGTGAACAGACATTAAAGGAAACCAAAAAACATGAAGACAGTGCAGCAAGACCAAAAG GTAACATTACAGCTGGTGGAAGCTCAAACAATGAAGCAAAAAATAGA caaagtaaaGAACAAAGTAGCAAAAGTAGACCCTTTCAATGGGAAAATATTACCAAGGATTTGAGTGAAAACACACAAGAACAAAGGAAATTTGGTGAGGAGG CAGAAACTTCTGAAGTCTCCCCAGGAATTACTGATTTGTCACATCCTCACAGgaagcaatgggaaaaaaaggtatcCAGTACCATAGTGGATGTCCTGGAAAATGCATCgttgctttcttccagttttacATCTGAAGAGATTAAAG GTGGCTGTGTTACAAACTACAGTGAAAATAAGCCACGTAAACGGTGGAACAAGGAAACTCCTCAGACCCTAATGAACATCCTCGGTAATGCAGATGTCAGCTTAGCATTTCAAACATACACAATTTATAAACCAG cttccaaaaatatattaaaagggCCTCTTTCTGATGGAACTGAAGCATCTGATGATGTAGATGGTGAACAGGAAGCTATTATCACAGATTTGGAGAGACTTGAGCCTAGAACTGATGAAGATGACAC GGACTTTGATGAAGATGACGACCTAGATTGGGTGTCGGAACTGAAAATGATATTGAAACACAGTAACTGA
- the NEK3 gene encoding serine/threonine-protein kinase Nek3 isoform X4, with translation MEEYKVLKVLGEGSFGRALLVHHESSNQKYAMKEIRLPMSLSGAENSRKEAILLAKMKHPNIVAYKESFEVMEYCDDGDLMQKIKHQRGKLFSEDTILHWFVQMCLGMKHIHDKRVLHRDIKSKNVFLTQNGKVKLGDFGSARLLAHPVSYACTYVGTPYYVPPEIWESMPYNNKSDIWSLGCILYELCTLRHPFQANSWKHLILKICKGSYNPLPSHYSYELHYLIKQMFKRNPKNRPSATTILERGCLTKLIKNCLPSEMTSECEQTLKETKKHEDSAARPKGNITAGGSSNNEAKNRQSKEQSSKSRPFQWENITKDLSENTQEQRKFGEEAETSEVSPGITDLSHPHRKQWEKKVSSTIVDVLENASLLSSSFTSEEIKGGCVTNYSENKPRKRWNKETPQTLMNILGNADVSLAFQTYTIYKPASKNILKGPLSDGTEASDDVDGEQEAIITDLERLEPRTDEDDTDFDEDDDLDWVSELKMILKHSN, from the exons ATGGAAGAATACAAAGTATTGAAAGTACTGGGAGAGGGATCCTTTGGGAGAGCTCTCTTAGTTCATCATGAAAGCAGCAATCAAAAGTATGCAATGAAGGAAATAAGACTTCCAATG TCTTTATCTGGCGCAGAGAACTCCAGGAAGGAAGCTATTCTGTTGgcaaaaatgaaacatccaAATATTGTTGCCTATAAAGAATCATTTGAAG TGATGGAATATTGTGATGATGGAGATCTAATGCAAAAGATTAAGCACCAAAGAGGAAAGCTGTTCTCTGAAGATACG ATCCTTCACTGGTTTGTACAGATGTGCCTGGGTATGAAGCACATTCATGATAAACGTGTGTTGCACAGGGATATCAAGTCCAAG AATGTCTTCCTCActcaaaatggaaaagtaaaattgGGAGATTTTGGGTCTGCACGTCTTCTTGCACA TCCAGTGTCATATGCTTGCACATATGTGGGAACTCCTTATTACGTGCCTCCAGAAATCTGGGAAAGCATGCCATACAACAACAAAAG TGATATATGGTCTCTGGGATGCATTTTATATGAGCTGTGCACTCTTAGACATCCA tttcaAGCCAATAGCTGGAAACATCTCATCCTTAAGATATGCAAAGGGTCCTACAATCCACTACCGTCTCACTATTCCTATGAGCTTCATTACTTAATAAAGCAGATGTTTAAGAGAAATCCCAAGAACCGTCCATCAGCTACTACTATTCTTGAAAGAGGTTGTTTAACCAAACTTATCAAAAATTGTCTCCCTTCTGAG ATGACGTCTGAATGTGAACAGACATTAAAGGAAACCAAAAAACATGAAGACAGTGCAGCAAGACCAAAAG GTAACATTACAGCTGGTGGAAGCTCAAACAATGAAGCAAAAAATAGA caaagtaaaGAACAAAGTAGCAAAAGTAGACCCTTTCAATGGGAAAATATTACCAAGGATTTGAGTGAAAACACACAAGAACAAAGGAAATTTGGTGAGGAGG CAGAAACTTCTGAAGTCTCCCCAGGAATTACTGATTTGTCACATCCTCACAGgaagcaatgggaaaaaaaggtatcCAGTACCATAGTGGATGTCCTGGAAAATGCATCgttgctttcttccagttttacATCTGAAGAGATTAAAG GTGGCTGTGTTACAAACTACAGTGAAAATAAGCCACGTAAACGGTGGAACAAGGAAACTCCTCAGACCCTAATGAACATCCTCGGTAATGCAGATGTCAGCTTAGCATTTCAAACATACACAATTTATAAACCAG cttccaaaaatatattaaaagggCCTCTTTCTGATGGAACTGAAGCATCTGATGATGTAGATGGTGAACAGGAAGCTATTATCACAGATTTGGAGAGACTTGAGCCTAGAACTGATGAAGATGACAC GGACTTTGATGAAGATGACGACCTAGATTGGGTGTCGGAACTGAAAATGATATTGAAACACAGTAACTGA
- the NEK3 gene encoding serine/threonine-protein kinase Nek3 isoform X2: MEEYKVLKVLGEGSFGRALLVHHESSNQKYAMKEIRLPMSLSGAENSRKEAILLAKMKHPNIVAYKESFEADGHLYIVMEYCDDGDLMQKIKHQRGKLFSEDTILHWFVQMCLGMKHIHDKRVLHRDIKSKNVFLTQNGKVKLGDFGSARLLAHPVSYACTYVGTPYYVPPEIWESMPYNNKSDIWSLGCILYELCTLRHPFQANSWKHLILKICKGSYNPLPSHYSYELHYLIKQMFKRNPKNRPSATTILERGCLTKLIKNCLPSEMTSECEQTLKETKKHEDSAARPKGNITAGGSSNNEAKNRQSKEQSSKSRPFQWENITKDLSENTQEQRKFGEEETSEVSPGITDLSHPHRKQWEKKVSSTIVDVLENASLLSSSFTSEEIKGGCVTNYSENKPRKRWNKETPQTLMNILGNADVSLAFQTYTIYKPASKNILKGPLSDGTEASDDVDGEQEAIITDLERLEPRTDEDDTDFDEDDDLDWVSELKMILKHSN; the protein is encoded by the exons ATGGAAGAATACAAAGTATTGAAAGTACTGGGAGAGGGATCCTTTGGGAGAGCTCTCTTAGTTCATCATGAAAGCAGCAATCAAAAGTATGCAATGAAGGAAATAAGACTTCCAATG TCTTTATCTGGCGCAGAGAACTCCAGGAAGGAAGCTATTCTGTTGgcaaaaatgaaacatccaAATATTGTTGCCTATAAAGAATCATTTGAAG CTGATGGACATCTTTATATAGTGATGGAATATTGTGATGATGGAGATCTAATGCAAAAGATTAAGCACCAAAGAGGAAAGCTGTTCTCTGAAGATACG ATCCTTCACTGGTTTGTACAGATGTGCCTGGGTATGAAGCACATTCATGATAAACGTGTGTTGCACAGGGATATCAAGTCCAAG AATGTCTTCCTCActcaaaatggaaaagtaaaattgGGAGATTTTGGGTCTGCACGTCTTCTTGCACA TCCAGTGTCATATGCTTGCACATATGTGGGAACTCCTTATTACGTGCCTCCAGAAATCTGGGAAAGCATGCCATACAACAACAAAAG TGATATATGGTCTCTGGGATGCATTTTATATGAGCTGTGCACTCTTAGACATCCA tttcaAGCCAATAGCTGGAAACATCTCATCCTTAAGATATGCAAAGGGTCCTACAATCCACTACCGTCTCACTATTCCTATGAGCTTCATTACTTAATAAAGCAGATGTTTAAGAGAAATCCCAAGAACCGTCCATCAGCTACTACTATTCTTGAAAGAGGTTGTTTAACCAAACTTATCAAAAATTGTCTCCCTTCTGAG ATGACGTCTGAATGTGAACAGACATTAAAGGAAACCAAAAAACATGAAGACAGTGCAGCAAGACCAAAAG GTAACATTACAGCTGGTGGAAGCTCAAACAATGAAGCAAAAAATAGA caaagtaaaGAACAAAGTAGCAAAAGTAGACCCTTTCAATGGGAAAATATTACCAAGGATTTGAGTGAAAACACACAAGAACAAAGGAAATTTGGTGAGGAGG AAACTTCTGAAGTCTCCCCAGGAATTACTGATTTGTCACATCCTCACAGgaagcaatgggaaaaaaaggtatcCAGTACCATAGTGGATGTCCTGGAAAATGCATCgttgctttcttccagttttacATCTGAAGAGATTAAAG GTGGCTGTGTTACAAACTACAGTGAAAATAAGCCACGTAAACGGTGGAACAAGGAAACTCCTCAGACCCTAATGAACATCCTCGGTAATGCAGATGTCAGCTTAGCATTTCAAACATACACAATTTATAAACCAG cttccaaaaatatattaaaagggCCTCTTTCTGATGGAACTGAAGCATCTGATGATGTAGATGGTGAACAGGAAGCTATTATCACAGATTTGGAGAGACTTGAGCCTAGAACTGATGAAGATGACAC GGACTTTGATGAAGATGACGACCTAGATTGGGTGTCGGAACTGAAAATGATATTGAAACACAGTAACTGA
- the NEK3 gene encoding serine/threonine-protein kinase Nek3 isoform X1, protein MEEYKVLKVLGEGSFGRALLVHHESSNQKYAMKEIRLPMSLSGAENSRKEAILLAKMKHPNIVAYKESFEADGHLYIVMEYCDDGDLMQKIKHQRGKLFSEDTILHWFVQMCLGMKHIHDKRVLHRDIKSKNVFLTQNGKVKLGDFGSARLLAHPVSYACTYVGTPYYVPPEIWESMPYNNKSDIWSLGCILYELCTLRHPFQANSWKHLILKICKGSYNPLPSHYSYELHYLIKQMFKRNPKNRPSATTILERGCLTKLIKNCLPSEMTSECEQTLKETKKHEDSAARPKGNITAGGSSNNEAKNRQSKEQSSKSRPFQWENITKDLSENTQEQRKFGEEAETSEVSPGITDLSHPHRKQWEKKVSSTIVDVLENASLLSSSFTSEEIKGGCVTNYSENKPRKRWNKETPQTLMNILGNADVSLAFQTYTIYKPASKNILKGPLSDGTEASDDVDGEQEAIITDLERLEPRTDEDDTDFDEDDDLDWVSELKMILKHSN, encoded by the exons ATGGAAGAATACAAAGTATTGAAAGTACTGGGAGAGGGATCCTTTGGGAGAGCTCTCTTAGTTCATCATGAAAGCAGCAATCAAAAGTATGCAATGAAGGAAATAAGACTTCCAATG TCTTTATCTGGCGCAGAGAACTCCAGGAAGGAAGCTATTCTGTTGgcaaaaatgaaacatccaAATATTGTTGCCTATAAAGAATCATTTGAAG CTGATGGACATCTTTATATAGTGATGGAATATTGTGATGATGGAGATCTAATGCAAAAGATTAAGCACCAAAGAGGAAAGCTGTTCTCTGAAGATACG ATCCTTCACTGGTTTGTACAGATGTGCCTGGGTATGAAGCACATTCATGATAAACGTGTGTTGCACAGGGATATCAAGTCCAAG AATGTCTTCCTCActcaaaatggaaaagtaaaattgGGAGATTTTGGGTCTGCACGTCTTCTTGCACA TCCAGTGTCATATGCTTGCACATATGTGGGAACTCCTTATTACGTGCCTCCAGAAATCTGGGAAAGCATGCCATACAACAACAAAAG TGATATATGGTCTCTGGGATGCATTTTATATGAGCTGTGCACTCTTAGACATCCA tttcaAGCCAATAGCTGGAAACATCTCATCCTTAAGATATGCAAAGGGTCCTACAATCCACTACCGTCTCACTATTCCTATGAGCTTCATTACTTAATAAAGCAGATGTTTAAGAGAAATCCCAAGAACCGTCCATCAGCTACTACTATTCTTGAAAGAGGTTGTTTAACCAAACTTATCAAAAATTGTCTCCCTTCTGAG ATGACGTCTGAATGTGAACAGACATTAAAGGAAACCAAAAAACATGAAGACAGTGCAGCAAGACCAAAAG GTAACATTACAGCTGGTGGAAGCTCAAACAATGAAGCAAAAAATAGA caaagtaaaGAACAAAGTAGCAAAAGTAGACCCTTTCAATGGGAAAATATTACCAAGGATTTGAGTGAAAACACACAAGAACAAAGGAAATTTGGTGAGGAGG CAGAAACTTCTGAAGTCTCCCCAGGAATTACTGATTTGTCACATCCTCACAGgaagcaatgggaaaaaaaggtatcCAGTACCATAGTGGATGTCCTGGAAAATGCATCgttgctttcttccagttttacATCTGAAGAGATTAAAG GTGGCTGTGTTACAAACTACAGTGAAAATAAGCCACGTAAACGGTGGAACAAGGAAACTCCTCAGACCCTAATGAACATCCTCGGTAATGCAGATGTCAGCTTAGCATTTCAAACATACACAATTTATAAACCAG cttccaaaaatatattaaaagggCCTCTTTCTGATGGAACTGAAGCATCTGATGATGTAGATGGTGAACAGGAAGCTATTATCACAGATTTGGAGAGACTTGAGCCTAGAACTGATGAAGATGACAC GGACTTTGATGAAGATGACGACCTAGATTGGGTGTCGGAACTGAAAATGATATTGAAACACAGTAACTGA
- the CKAP2 gene encoding cytoskeleton-associated protein 2 produces MTARPSPHLPPSRRSEPAFREQRRQKVEEYLSRKKTFSGVCIQENQASFSRSRTGKVISNKLQDKIQALKSAKPKMEDTENADKLSWDQSSRTLEENVTSKSSTISLANSTLGTELTSKDEVTEIKPQHVSLSQSFLHVRSIKEKQLIAEKQNSNVRLPKKPLPGTYRGKVIQSKINSFRKPPKSEEGESSLPDKKPLISATKPSVRSLSTSNCNVVMKTIQAANSPNSVKSKGVLPFQNKPAIKAINSESTLNKQQSTSAISLTKVTSQKMIGPVPRRAASNNSDKKTLAVKKFADSCEDARPEATAKAISAVPVTKSGQDSKAIGNRKSVLPKESAEERRVRLAEWRASKGKVMKRPPPSVFLRAQTKGEAQEFSSNDSLEHLLHSEKVNKTLSECLHLTEQQCQRDKIRAMLDDLIKNIPGVKKLAKYWICCMRLDQMGPLEKLIVVYEEAILAGAMPKDELRHTLIDIMKNTESLFKSEDGGATIEAHLSEIAEVSKETNSFAEQVQEVFKDLNSNQDQKAERDEAETNNEVIKNEEMDLDLKPREEILPKKIKKHKTKDRIKKLGKCEAEERNEDRVKDVTQALNSPGKENDTSYLMKCNLSTTPYLQSMKKHHEASDSNAKDLKIVTPLRYSQRIRERMCKLSDTVKDHDLSVSSLEQLGELESKLTACIHKQSNAPKETNIDVEE; encoded by the exons AgcaaagaagacaaaaagttGAAGAATATCTGTCAAGAAAAAAGACCTTTTCTGGTGTATGCATTCAAGAAAACCAGGCATCTTTCAG cagaagcAGAACTGGGAAAGTAATTAGCAATAAACTGCAAGACAAAATACAGGCCTTAAAATCTGCAAAGCCAAAAATG GAAGATACAGAGAATGCTGATAAACTTTCCTGGGACCAGTCAAGCAGAACCttagaagaaaatgttacttCAAAGTCTTCTACAATCAGTCTGGCAAATTCCACACTGGGGACAGAGCTGACTTCCAAGGATGAAGTCACTGAAATAAAACCTCAACATGTATCACTTAGCCAGTCTTTTTTGCATGTCAGAAGCATAAAAGAGAAACAACTgattgcagaaaagcaaaattcaaatgtCAGGTTACCAAAGAAACCATTGCCTGGTACATATCGTGGCAAAGTTATCCAATCCAAGATAAACTCCTTCCGAAAACCACCCAAAAGTGAGGAGGGGGAAAGTTCTTTGCCAGACAAGAAGCCTCTTATTTCTGCCACCAAACCATCTGTGAGATCTCTTTCCACAAGCAACTGCAATGTAGTTATGAAGACCATCCAAGCTGCAAACTCCCCTAATTCTGTAAAATCAAAGGGTGTCCTGCCATTCCAGAATAAACCAGCTATCAAAGCTATTAACTCAGAGTCCACTCTGAACAAGCAACAGTCGACATCTGCTATATCACTAACAAAAGTAACAAGCCAGAAGATGATTGGACCAGTGCCACGGAGGGCTGCTTCTAACAACTCTGACAAGAAAACATTAGCAGTGAAGAAATTTGCAGATTCTTGTGAAGATGCAAGACCAGAAGctacagcaaaagcaatttcTGCTGTTCCTGTTACCAAGTCAGGACAGGATTCTAAAGCTATTGGCAACAGAAAATCTGTTCTGCCAAAAGAGtcagcagaagagagaag AGTTCGCCTGGCTGAATGGAGGGCGTCCAAAGGAAAAGTGATGAAAAGACCACCTCCATCTGTGTTTCTGAGAGCCCAGACTAAAGGCGAAGCACAGGAATTCTCTTCTAATGATTCTTTAGAGCATTTATTACATAGTGAAAAAGTCAACAAGACTCTCTCAGAATGTCTGCACTTAACTGAACAG CAATGTCAGAGGGACAAAATACGTGCCATGTTGGACGACCTGATAAAGAATATTCCTGGGGTTAAAAAGCTTGCAAAGTATTGGATCTGTTGTATGCGTCTTGACCAGATGGGCCCTCTCGAAAAGCTCATTGTTGTCTACGAGGAAGCCATTTTGGCAGGAGCCATG cCTAAGGATGAACTACGACACACACTAATAgatattatgaaaaatactgaaagccTGTTTAAGTCTGAGGATG GGGGAGCTACGATAGAAGCTCATTTAAGTGAGATAGCAGAAGTCAGCAAAGAAACTAATTCATTTGCAGAGCAAGTTCAGGAGGTCTTCAAGGATCTCAACTCAAATCAGgaccagaaagcagagagagatgagGCAGAGACTAACAATGAAGtgataaaaaatgaagaaatggatTTAGACTTGAAACCAAGAGAAGAGATCTTGCCaaagaagattaaaaagcacaaaactaaAGATCGTATAAAGAAGTTGGGAAAATGTGAAGCAGAAGAGCGTAATGAAGACAGGGTAAAAGATGTAACCCAAGCACTTAATTCTCCTGGTAAGGAGAATGATACATCTTACTTAATGAAATGCAATCTATCTACAACTCCATACTTGCAAAG taTGAAGAAGCACCATGAGGCAAGTGACTCCAATGCTAAAGACCTGAAAATTGTAACCCCTTTGCGATATTCTCAACGTATACGGGAGAGGATGTGCAAGTTGTCAGATACTGTTAAGGATCACGATCTCTCTGTGTCTTCACTTGAACAGCTGGGAGAACTGGAATCAAAACTCACTGCATGTATCCACAAACAGAGCAATGcaccaaaagaaacaaatattgaTGTAGAAGAGTAA